A genomic window from Nocardioides jiangxiensis includes:
- a CDS encoding ABC transporter permease subunit — MTAALRYEWTRLRTLRSTWWLTFGVLAVGVGFTAIAALVVRVNVHADQINGSTLDGDMARFYVEAAMTQFSVVDPMFYLVAFVAAIVGILGWGHEYRHGMIRATLTAVPKRWAVFTAKYAVVALWVSVLVVTSCLLSLLVAGVFFTGLDVQYDAGDILSTVVRHVVYSVLVTWVAMSLTVLVRHQTFALVMLFLWPMGIETLFKAFGVMVSAFTGNKDYVHVMRFLPFNAGGRIMQTFGALPDGTFGRQQDLSVFGDPLSLVGGLVVFGGFAALLTAAAFAAFTTRDA, encoded by the coding sequence ATGACCGCCGCACTCCGCTACGAGTGGACCCGCCTCCGCACGCTCCGGTCGACCTGGTGGCTGACCTTCGGGGTGCTCGCCGTCGGCGTCGGGTTCACCGCGATCGCTGCGCTCGTCGTCCGGGTCAACGTCCACGCCGACCAGATCAACGGGAGCACGCTCGACGGCGACATGGCGCGCTTCTACGTCGAGGCCGCGATGACCCAGTTCTCGGTCGTGGACCCGATGTTCTACCTGGTCGCCTTCGTCGCAGCGATCGTCGGCATCCTCGGGTGGGGCCACGAGTACCGCCACGGGATGATCCGCGCGACCCTCACCGCCGTCCCGAAGCGCTGGGCCGTCTTCACCGCCAAGTACGCCGTCGTCGCCCTCTGGGTGAGTGTGCTGGTGGTGACCAGCTGCCTGCTGTCGCTCCTCGTGGCGGGTGTGTTCTTCACGGGCCTCGACGTGCAGTACGACGCCGGTGACATCCTCAGCACCGTCGTGCGGCATGTCGTCTACAGCGTCCTGGTCACCTGGGTGGCCATGTCGCTCACCGTCCTGGTCCGTCACCAGACCTTCGCCCTGGTGATGCTCTTCCTGTGGCCCATGGGCATCGAGACGCTCTTCAAGGCGTTCGGGGTCATGGTGAGCGCCTTCACCGGCAACAAGGACTACGTGCACGTGATGCGCTTCCTGCCGTTCAACGCCGGCGGCAGGATCATGCAGACCTTCGGTGCGCTGCCCGACGGCACGTTCGGCCGTCAGCAGGACCTGAGCGTCTTCGGTGACCCACTGAGCCTGGTCGGTGGTCTGGTCGTGTTCGGAGGCTTCGCCGCCCTGCTCACCGCCGCTGCCTTCGCGGCCTTCACGACACGTGATGCCTGA
- a CDS encoding ATP-binding cassette domain-containing protein yields MIEARNLAKSYAGKAAVSGLSFDVRPGTVTGFLGPNGAGKSTTMRLMLGLDNGSGTCTFDGKPFTAYAEPMREVGALLEAKPFHPTRTARNHLLMLAASNRIPAQRVDEVLGLVGLSDVAGKKPSTFSLGMGQRLGLAAALLGNPHTLILDEPANGLDPQGIHWLRELLKALAGEGRSVFVSSHLLSEMALMADELVVIGKGRMIANGPVGDFTRLSVRNHVVVRTPQAGELASLIGAELAGVGTVQRTGDAELAVTGLDAVAVGDLAFENRIRVHELSTHHATLEEAFLEMTGNAAEYTAHAPTASQEGTR; encoded by the coding sequence ATGATCGAGGCCAGGAACCTGGCCAAGTCGTACGCCGGGAAGGCGGCCGTCTCCGGGCTGTCCTTCGACGTCCGGCCCGGCACCGTCACCGGCTTCCTCGGCCCCAACGGAGCCGGCAAGTCCACCACGATGCGCCTGATGCTCGGTCTCGACAACGGGTCGGGCACGTGCACCTTCGACGGCAAGCCCTTCACGGCCTACGCGGAGCCGATGCGCGAGGTCGGCGCGCTGCTCGAGGCGAAGCCCTTCCACCCGACCCGGACGGCCCGCAACCACCTGCTGATGCTCGCCGCGAGCAACCGGATCCCGGCGCAGCGCGTCGACGAGGTGCTCGGCCTGGTCGGCCTCTCCGACGTGGCCGGCAAGAAGCCGAGCACGTTCTCGCTGGGCATGGGCCAGCGTCTGGGCCTGGCCGCGGCCCTCCTCGGCAACCCGCACACGCTGATCCTCGACGAGCCGGCCAACGGCCTCGACCCGCAGGGCATCCACTGGCTGCGTGAGCTGCTCAAGGCGCTCGCGGGAGAGGGACGCTCGGTCTTCGTCTCCAGCCACCTGCTCTCCGAGATGGCCCTGATGGCCGACGAGCTCGTGGTCATCGGCAAGGGCCGGATGATCGCCAACGGCCCGGTCGGGGACTTCACCAGGCTGAGCGTCCGCAACCACGTCGTGGTGCGCACCCCGCAGGCGGGTGAGCTCGCCTCCCTCATCGGTGCGGAGCTCGCCGGCGTCGGCACGGTGCAGCGCACCGGAGACGCGGAGCTCGCCGTGACGGGGCTGGATGCGGTCGCCGTGGGCGACCTCGCCTTCGAGAACCGGATCCGTGTGCACGAGCTCTCCACGCACCACGCGACCCTCGAGGAGGCCTTCCTCGAGATGACCGGCAACGCTGCCGAGTACACCGCCCACGCGCCGACCGCCTCGCAGGAGGGCACCCGATGA